Proteins from a single region of Candidatus Saccharibacteria bacterium:
- a CDS encoding NUDIX hydrolase, with translation MNLQVGVKALIENSQNNYLFLHRSKVIDGHETSIWDIPGGRIEPEEDLMSALTREILEETGIVLTAAPTLIAAQDIFAGTKLHVVRLTYLVDGDGEAILSDEHTDAKWLSLEDAMQLNLDPYIKELIENKITPA, from the coding sequence ATGAACTTACAAGTCGGCGTTAAAGCGCTTATCGAAAATAGTCAGAATAACTATCTATTCCTTCATCGATCAAAAGTTATCGATGGCCACGAAACCTCTATTTGGGATATTCCTGGCGGCCGAATAGAGCCAGAAGAGGATCTTATGAGCGCACTGACGCGCGAAATCCTTGAGGAAACAGGCATTGTTCTCACTGCCGCACCCACACTTATTGCCGCACAGGACATTTTTGCCGGCACCAAACTACACGTCGTGCGGCTTACGTACCTAGTCGACGGCGACGGCGAAGCAATACTTAGCGACGAACACACAGACGCCAAGTGGCTATCGCTCGAAGACGCCATGCAACTGAATCTCGATCCGTACATAAAAGAACTTATCGAAAATAAAATAACACCGGCGTAA
- a CDS encoding endonuclease/exonuclease/phosphatase family protein, with product MSLKIASWNVESRLRGYVKAGRGSAAGIVASIAKLDADIIVLPEAYLTTTADTVDSQLRAMGYEMHDIAYGSDDRDWSQEYMGEMPYLRVLSRVPISNVQKSTWANARNLLTFTAKDPATNKTALFLATHLDDRSEALRNQQIDDIVPYIKKAKLPTVMLGDFNAMWATPRAKVLGSRAVRFIARSVPHARIRDIATRLTDMATGSILKRLETEVGLRDVDSKKRPTTTPKMREIPFMPSIRLVQIDHILVSPTIEVKDHTIYPDGGSDHRAISAEITIK from the coding sequence GTGTCGCTGAAGATTGCGTCGTGGAACGTTGAAAGCAGATTGCGCGGCTACGTTAAGGCGGGTCGTGGATCAGCGGCTGGAATTGTTGCATCGATCGCAAAACTCGACGCAGATATCATTGTTCTTCCCGAGGCATATCTTACAACTACCGCCGACACTGTTGACTCGCAGTTACGAGCTATGGGGTACGAGATGCACGATATCGCCTATGGAAGTGACGATCGTGATTGGTCGCAGGAATACATGGGCGAGATGCCGTATTTACGCGTTCTTAGCCGCGTTCCTATTTCAAATGTTCAAAAAAGCACATGGGCGAACGCGCGTAATCTTTTAACATTTACCGCTAAAGACCCAGCTACAAATAAAACAGCTTTATTTTTGGCAACTCATCTCGATGATCGCAGCGAAGCCCTTCGCAACCAACAGATTGATGACATAGTGCCGTATATTAAAAAAGCAAAGCTGCCGACAGTAATGTTGGGCGATTTTAACGCGATGTGGGCGACGCCTCGCGCCAAAGTGCTGGGGTCGCGGGCTGTGCGATTTATCGCTCGTAGTGTGCCTCATGCGCGAATTCGGGACATAGCAACGCGGCTTACGGATATGGCCACTGGAAGTATCTTGAAACGCCTAGAGACAGAGGTGGGGCTACGAGATGTCGATAGTAAAAAGCGGCCTACAACAACGCCAAAAATGCGCGAAATACCTTTTATGCCAAGTATTCGGTTGGTGCAAATTGACCATATCCTTGTTTCGCCAACGATCGAAGTTAAAGATCACACGATTTATCCCGATGGAGGCTCTGATCATAGAGCCATATCAGCTGAAATAACGATAAAATAG
- a CDS encoding carbohydrate kinase family protein, protein MSTKPTILAIGKASQDVFLTSSKDFQPYKYKGVEYEQLPLGKKLHVDDVYFSSGGNATNAAATFARQGLHSKYMWVLGNDISSQAILATLDEEDIDTSSVVQDAHYKASYSTILLAPTGERTVLNYMGSSIEKFRNAFDLQAIDSADWLYVSSVNDMHLIEEIVTRAEKAGVKIMMNPSGKELEEPRKLKPLLEDIEVISLNKEEAQELVAGETLEELARHLTHYCPVVLVSDGPNGVVATDSKTIIRAGMYEDVKVVDRLGAGDAFSSGFLSQWSRGKSLKESIIFASANSTSVVTKIGAKTGILHRGAKLHEMPLHEKPF, encoded by the coding sequence ATGAGCACAAAACCAACAATTCTCGCCATTGGTAAGGCGTCGCAAGACGTCTTTTTAACCAGTAGCAAAGATTTTCAACCCTACAAATACAAAGGCGTCGAGTACGAGCAACTTCCTTTGGGCAAAAAACTTCATGTCGATGACGTTTACTTTTCGTCGGGTGGGAATGCAACAAATGCCGCGGCTACATTTGCCAGGCAAGGGCTTCACAGTAAGTATATGTGGGTGCTGGGTAACGACATTTCAAGCCAGGCAATTCTTGCGACACTCGACGAAGAGGATATTGATACTTCCTCGGTTGTTCAAGATGCACACTACAAGGCAAGCTATTCAACGATTCTTTTAGCGCCAACAGGCGAACGAACGGTACTTAATTACATGGGTAGTTCTATCGAGAAGTTTAGGAATGCCTTCGACTTACAGGCAATCGATTCGGCTGACTGGCTCTATGTTTCGTCGGTTAATGACATGCATTTGATAGAAGAAATTGTGACGCGCGCCGAGAAAGCTGGCGTTAAGATTATGATGAACCCTTCGGGCAAAGAGCTCGAAGAGCCTCGCAAGCTAAAGCCGCTTCTTGAGGATATCGAAGTTATTTCATTAAACAAAGAAGAAGCTCAAGAGCTGGTGGCTGGCGAAACACTCGAAGAGCTAGCGAGGCATCTGACGCATTATTGCCCTGTGGTTCTTGTTTCCGACGGTCCTAACGGTGTCGTTGCTACCGATTCAAAAACGATCATCCGCGCTGGTATGTACGAAGATGTAAAGGTTGTTGACCGCCTTGGTGCGGGTGACGCATTTAGCTCGGGATTCCTTAGTCAGTGGTCTAGGGGTAAATCACTAAAAGAATCGATTATATTTGCAAGTGCCAACTCGACATCTGTCGTAACGAAAATTGGTGCAAAAACAGGTATTCTGCACCGTGGAGCAAAACTCCATGAAATGCCACTTCACGAAAAGCCGTTTTAG
- a CDS encoding DEAD/DEAH box helicase, producing the protein MAFQQRRTGRPNSSGPRGGSFGGGNRSGGGGRRGGGNRGPSKKYIHPSKFINKAVAKADEVIYESKHKFADFPFGAQLHHNISSKGYVTPSAIQDQAIPSIIEGRDVIGLANTGTGKTAAFLLPIIERQSGITLRPSVLIVAPTRELAQQIDEQFREFSKGLNLYSTLIVGGVNIERQIRDIKRRPHFIIGTPGRLKDLMQRRVLNLSNMTTLVLDEADRMLDMGFLPDIRQIVNEMPKERQTLFFSATITPEISALVNTFLTDPVTVSVRTSETAEHVEQDVIEANDKMHKLEILTDMLKNKEYEKVLVFGETKFGVQRLSDHLDNSGIPSAAIHGNKNQSQRQRALKQFKDERVRVLVATDVAARGLDIPNVTHVINFDTPQTYEDYIHRIGRTGRGGASGRAHTFIDRR; encoded by the coding sequence ATGGCATTTCAACAACGACGCACAGGGCGTCCTAATAGTTCAGGTCCCCGAGGCGGAAGCTTTGGCGGCGGTAATCGAAGCGGTGGCGGTGGCCGACGCGGCGGTGGTAACCGTGGTCCTTCTAAAAAGTACATCCACCCATCAAAATTTATTAACAAAGCTGTCGCAAAGGCAGACGAAGTTATTTACGAATCGAAGCACAAGTTTGCTGATTTTCCGTTTGGCGCTCAGCTGCACCACAACATTTCAAGCAAGGGTTATGTAACGCCTAGCGCTATCCAGGACCAAGCGATTCCTTCTATTATCGAAGGCCGCGACGTTATTGGGCTTGCAAACACTGGTACGGGTAAAACTGCCGCGTTCTTGCTGCCAATTATCGAACGCCAAAGTGGCATTACACTTCGCCCAAGCGTTCTTATTGTTGCGCCAACTCGCGAGCTTGCTCAGCAGATTGACGAGCAGTTCCGTGAATTTAGCAAAGGTCTTAACCTCTACTCAACACTTATCGTTGGTGGTGTTAATATCGAGCGCCAAATCCGTGATATTAAGCGCCGTCCGCACTTTATTATTGGTACGCCGGGTCGTCTAAAAGACCTTATGCAGCGCCGTGTGCTTAACCTAAGCAACATGACAACGCTTGTTCTTGACGAAGCCGACCGTATGCTCGACATGGGCTTTTTGCCGGACATTCGTCAAATCGTGAACGAAATGCCAAAAGAGCGCCAAACGCTGTTCTTTAGCGCAACGATCACGCCAGAGATTTCTGCGCTTGTTAATACATTCCTTACCGATCCTGTGACTGTATCTGTTCGTACATCTGAAACGGCCGAACACGTTGAGCAGGATGTTATTGAAGCAAACGACAAAATGCACAAACTCGAAATTCTTACCGACATGCTAAAGAACAAAGAATACGAAAAAGTTCTTGTGTTTGGTGAGACAAAGTTTGGTGTTCAGCGCCTTAGCGACCACCTGGATAACAGTGGCATTCCATCTGCTGCGATTCATGGTAACAAAAACCAGTCGCAGCGTCAGCGCGCACTAAAGCAATTTAAAGACGAGCGCGTTCGCGTGCTTGTTGCAACCGACGTTGCAGCTCGTGGTCTTGATATTCCAAATGTGACACATGTTATTAACTTCGATACGCCGCAAACGTACGAAGACTACATCCACCGTATCGGCCGTACTGGTCGTGGTGGGGCATCTGGCCGTGCACACACATTCATCGACCGTCGCTAA
- the uvrB gene encoding excinuclease ABC subunit UvrB, with protein MNQRFQLQTKYQPTGDQPTAIKQLIDGLNAGEREQTLLGVTGSGKTFTMANIIQDRQVPTLVLAHNKTLAAQLYSEFKSFFPNNEVHYFVSYFDYYQPEAYISSSDTYIEKDSKINDEIDRLRHAATTALITRRDTIIVASVSCIYGIGSPDDYAEMSLTITKGERRQQDKFVRLLTDIQYQRNDIDFHRGTFRVKGDVVDVFPAGSDLAYRIEFFGDEVDRITQIDPLTGEILAEPDSCKIFPSSHYVTPKQKLEHAIEGIRKEFEERVEWFEKHDKLLEAQRLTQRTKYDLEMLEETGFVKGIENYSRYLTNREPGQQPATLLDYFPDDFLLLVDESHQSLPQVRGMYNGDRARKEVLVEHGFRLPSAMDNRPLKFEEFDQHINQTIYVSATPSDYELSHTPPPAQQIIRPTGLLDPEIIIRPTEGQIDDLIAEINDRISKGQRVLVTTLTKRMAEDLSTYLLEIGIKTSYIHSDVDTLERGDILRDLRMGVFDVLVGINLLREGLDLPEVSLVAIMDADKEGFLRSESALMQTIGRAARHQEGKVLMYADKITRSMQAAIDETTRRRSIQEAYNAEHGITPTSIAKEIDEGLRALIPDKDKGKVPKLDLKKIPKDEYKSLIKELSGQMELASANLEFEKAAELRDLIVSIKEKM; from the coding sequence ATGAATCAGCGTTTTCAGCTACAAACGAAATATCAGCCAACGGGCGACCAGCCAACCGCAATCAAACAATTGATAGACGGGCTTAATGCTGGCGAGCGTGAGCAAACGCTTTTGGGCGTCACTGGGTCTGGTAAAACGTTCACCATGGCGAATATTATTCAGGATCGCCAAGTGCCAACGCTTGTGCTTGCGCATAACAAAACTTTGGCTGCGCAGCTATATAGCGAATTTAAATCATTCTTTCCAAATAACGAAGTCCACTACTTTGTAAGTTATTTCGATTACTACCAGCCAGAAGCGTACATAAGCAGTAGCGACACCTATATCGAAAAAGACAGTAAAATCAACGACGAGATTGACCGCTTGCGCCATGCAGCAACAACGGCATTAATTACGCGCCGCGATACGATTATTGTTGCCAGTGTCAGCTGTATTTACGGTATCGGTTCGCCAGACGATTACGCAGAAATGTCACTGACTATTACAAAAGGCGAGCGCCGACAGCAAGATAAGTTTGTGCGGCTTCTTACGGATATCCAGTACCAGCGCAATGATATAGATTTTCACCGTGGAACATTCCGTGTAAAGGGCGATGTTGTTGATGTTTTTCCTGCGGGTAGCGACCTTGCGTACCGTATTGAGTTTTTTGGCGATGAAGTTGATCGCATTACGCAAATCGATCCACTGACAGGTGAAATTCTTGCCGAGCCCGATAGCTGCAAGATTTTCCCGAGCAGTCACTATGTAACGCCTAAGCAAAAGCTCGAGCATGCCATAGAGGGTATACGCAAAGAGTTCGAGGAACGCGTTGAGTGGTTTGAAAAGCACGACAAGCTACTAGAAGCGCAGCGCCTGACACAGCGCACAAAATACGATCTTGAGATGCTTGAAGAGACAGGTTTTGTAAAGGGAATCGAGAACTATTCGAGGTATCTTACTAACCGCGAGCCTGGGCAGCAGCCAGCAACGCTTCTCGACTATTTCCCAGATGATTTTTTGCTTCTTGTCGATGAAAGTCACCAAAGCTTGCCACAGGTTCGTGGTATGTACAACGGCGACCGTGCCCGCAAAGAAGTGCTGGTAGAGCATGGCTTTAGGCTGCCAAGCGCTATGGATAACCGACCGCTCAAGTTTGAGGAGTTCGACCAGCATATCAATCAAACGATTTACGTTTCAGCAACGCCAAGCGACTACGAACTGTCGCATACGCCGCCGCCAGCCCAGCAGATAATCCGCCCAACAGGACTTCTTGATCCAGAAATTATTATTCGCCCAACCGAGGGCCAGATTGATGATTTGATTGCCGAGATTAACGATCGAATTAGCAAAGGCCAGCGAGTACTTGTCACAACGCTGACGAAGCGAATGGCCGAGGATCTATCAACGTACCTCCTAGAGATTGGCATAAAAACATCGTATATCCATAGCGATGTCGACACGCTTGAACGCGGTGATATTTTGCGTGACCTGCGCATGGGTGTCTTTGATGTGCTGGTGGGTATCAACCTTCTTCGCGAGGGTTTGGATCTTCCCGAAGTAAGTCTTGTTGCAATTATGGACGCCGACAAAGAAGGATTTTTGCGTAGTGAAAGCGCACTTATGCAAACGATTGGACGTGCTGCACGCCACCAAGAAGGCAAGGTTCTTATGTATGCAGATAAGATTACGCGCTCTATGCAGGCGGCGATCGACGAAACGACGCGTCGTCGCAGTATTCAAGAGGCGTACAATGCCGAACACGGTATTACGCCAACAAGCATTGCCAAAGAAATCGACGAAGGATTGCGCGCGCTTATTCCGGACAAAGATAAAGGTAAGGTTCCCAAACTTGACCTTAAAAAGATTCCAAAAGACGAATACAAGTCGCTTATTAAAGAACTATCCGGCCAAATGGAGCTTGCGAGCGCTAACCTAGAGTTCGAAAAAGCAGCCGAACTTCGTGATCTTATTGTTAGTATAAAAGAGAAGATGTAG
- a CDS encoding transketolase family protein, with translation MNYPLRPNIFDEDVEKEPIRVGFGRGLKVAGEKNPLIVALCADLTDSTKMSTFVEAFPERFIQVGIAEQNLVTVASGLARAGKVPFTSSYAAFSPGRNWEQIRTTIALNDQPVKIIGSHAGISVGPDGATHQMLEDIALMRVLPNMVVIAPGDSVEAEKATIALAENGKPTYLRLAREKTPIFSTDESPFEIGKAYVLREGNDISLLGTGAMTYELLVAAKMLEAEGISAEVVHVPTIKPLDDETILKSVRKTGRVLTAEEAQRKGGFGGAVAELLSEELPTPLYRVGMKDRFGESGEPQQLMEHFGLDHATIAKEVKEFVGHTPKYHQGF, from the coding sequence ATGAACTATCCTTTGCGTCCGAATATATTCGATGAAGATGTTGAAAAAGAGCCGATTCGCGTTGGTTTTGGCCGTGGCCTCAAGGTTGCTGGCGAAAAAAATCCACTCATTGTGGCGCTTTGCGCCGACCTTACCGATAGCACTAAAATGTCAACATTTGTTGAGGCTTTTCCTGAAAGATTTATTCAGGTTGGTATTGCCGAACAAAACCTCGTAACGGTTGCCAGCGGTCTTGCACGAGCAGGCAAAGTACCGTTTACAAGCAGCTATGCTGCATTTAGTCCTGGTCGTAACTGGGAGCAAATCCGCACGACTATTGCACTTAACGATCAGCCCGTAAAGATTATTGGCTCGCATGCCGGTATTAGCGTTGGTCCAGATGGTGCCACGCACCAAATGCTCGAGGATATCGCTTTGATGCGTGTGCTGCCTAATATGGTCGTTATAGCCCCGGGCGACAGTGTAGAGGCCGAAAAAGCAACGATTGCTTTAGCAGAAAACGGTAAGCCAACGTATCTACGTTTGGCCCGTGAGAAAACGCCGATATTCAGCACAGACGAGTCACCTTTTGAGATTGGTAAGGCTTACGTGCTACGCGAGGGGAACGACATTAGTCTTTTGGGAACTGGTGCAATGACCTATGAACTTTTGGTAGCCGCTAAAATGCTGGAAGCCGAAGGCATTAGTGCCGAGGTGGTGCATGTTCCAACGATTAAACCACTCGATGACGAAACGATACTTAAGAGTGTGCGAAAAACAGGTCGCGTGCTGACGGCAGAGGAAGCGCAGCGCAAGGGCGGCTTTGGTGGTGCGGTGGCAGAATTACTGAGCGAAGAGCTTCCAACCCCGTTGTACCGCGTTGGCATGAAAGATAGATTTGGCGAGAGTGGCGAACCGCAGCAATTAATGGAGCATTTCGGTCTGGATCACGCAACTATTGCAAAAGAAGTAAAAGAGTTCGTTGGCCATACGCCAAAATACCACCAAGGTTTCTAA
- a CDS encoding RpiB/LacA/LacB family sugar-phosphate isomerase — MKIYLGADHQGFAMKEQVFAYLAKRGHDVEDVGDREFKPDDDFPEFAQMAALKVLGDEDKDPRAILICGGGQGMCMAANRFRGIRASVIWDAYEAKMTRNDNDSNVLCLPARILEKDEQEWQDIIDTWLTTPFASAPRYKRRNMQIDEL, encoded by the coding sequence AAGATATACTTGGGTGCGGATCATCAGGGTTTTGCCATGAAAGAGCAGGTGTTTGCCTACTTGGCAAAGCGCGGCCACGACGTTGAAGATGTTGGGGATAGGGAATTTAAGCCAGACGATGACTTTCCAGAGTTTGCGCAAATGGCGGCATTGAAAGTGCTTGGCGATGAAGACAAAGATCCACGGGCGATTCTTATTTGTGGTGGCGGTCAAGGCATGTGTATGGCAGCCAACCGTTTTCGCGGTATCCGCGCAAGCGTGATTTGGGATGCCTACGAAGCTAAAATGACGCGTAACGACAATGACAGCAATGTTCTCTGTTTGCCAGCACGTATTCTTGAAAAAGACGAACAAGAGTGGCAGGACATTATTGATACATGGCTAACAACGCCTTTCGCCTCGGCGCCCCGATACAAACGACGTAATATGCAAATTGACGAGCTGTAA
- a CDS encoding ABC transporter permease, which translates to MNKSLYTVAIFVKINTKRFFRDKLALFFTVGFPLIFLFVFGSLNSGSGDMSFNVALINESNSTFATNFVKQAEESKVLKIDKDVTSLEGAREKMSRSELDAAIVLPKDFGAIKDGAQTPAGQAKVVYTQNNEQSGQALGSILDAQFKAINSSLIKTETPFSVTTEQLNERSLSAFDYTFAGLLGFAIIGMGIFGPVNVFPELKKMGILRRLSTTPLKVWQYFLATMIGQAAIGLISLAVMFAVAIGVFKLQVVGNYFELAIFLVLGITTILGIGLALGGWARNERQAAPLSNIIVFPMMFLSGTFFPRFLMPDWLQNISAFLPLTPIIDGIRLIATEGKHFIDILPQLGMVGAWMIIIYFIAFRVFRWE; encoded by the coding sequence ATGAACAAATCACTATATACTGTTGCGATATTCGTAAAAATCAATACGAAGCGATTTTTCCGCGATAAATTGGCGCTGTTCTTTACTGTTGGATTTCCGTTGATCTTTCTTTTTGTGTTCGGCAGCCTAAATAGCGGCAGCGGGGATATGTCGTTTAACGTTGCGCTTATCAACGAATCGAATAGTACGTTTGCCACAAACTTCGTAAAGCAAGCCGAGGAAAGCAAGGTTCTTAAAATCGATAAAGATGTCACCAGCCTAGAGGGTGCACGCGAAAAAATGAGCCGTTCTGAACTAGATGCGGCAATCGTACTGCCAAAGGACTTCGGTGCGATAAAAGATGGCGCCCAAACTCCTGCGGGCCAGGCAAAGGTTGTGTATACGCAGAACAATGAGCAATCTGGACAAGCGCTCGGGAGTATTCTTGACGCACAGTTCAAGGCGATCAACTCATCGCTGATTAAAACAGAAACGCCATTTAGCGTAACAACCGAACAGCTAAACGAGCGAAGTCTTTCGGCATTTGATTATACATTTGCCGGCCTCTTGGGTTTTGCGATTATCGGTATGGGAATTTTTGGGCCAGTAAACGTATTTCCTGAACTAAAGAAAATGGGAATTTTGCGTCGTCTTAGTACAACGCCTCTTAAAGTGTGGCAATATTTCTTAGCGACAATGATCGGTCAGGCGGCGATTGGGTTGATTTCGCTGGCTGTTATGTTTGCAGTGGCAATCGGCGTATTCAAGTTGCAGGTTGTCGGTAATTACTTTGAGCTTGCTATATTCTTGGTGCTTGGTATTACGACAATCCTGGGTATTGGATTGGCACTTGGCGGTTGGGCACGCAATGAACGCCAGGCGGCGCCGCTCTCTAACATCATAGTGTTTCCTATGATGTTCCTTTCCGGGACGTTCTTCCCTCGGTTCCTTATGCCAGATTGGCTACAGAATATTTCGGCATTTTTGCCGCTGACTCCGATTATCGACGGAATCCGTCTTATTGCGACAGAAGGTAAGCATTTTATCGATATTCTACCGCAGCTTGGCATGGTTGGCGCGTGGATGATTATCATTTACTTTATCGCCTTTAGGGTATTCCGCTGGGAATAA
- a CDS encoding class II fructose-bisphosphate aldolase, producing the protein MGLTIKEIRERTVRARHLMQRSRSQGFAVGAFNIDNQETLIAVCKAAQKLQSPVLVEVSQGEVDAIGLDNIRDLVDNYRDEYGIEMYINLDHSPSVESCKRAIDAGFEFIHIDISQANHDAPLEEIIEKTKEVVEYAKFTGALVEAEERYFMGSSNVHKETIDYEEVKKYNTTPAEAKDFVDKTGIDTIAVQIGNLHGLYPVPKKLDLELLQEIRNEITCQISLHGGSGTPLNYFEEAAKIGVSKININSDMRYTFRKTLEKVLADNPDEYAVVKLMPEVYEAVQKVVEEKINAFGSVGKAIL; encoded by the coding sequence ATGGGCTTAACTATTAAAGAAATCAGAGAACGGACGGTGCGAGCGCGACATTTAATGCAGCGTAGCCGCAGCCAAGGGTTTGCGGTCGGCGCCTTTAATATCGACAACCAAGAAACGCTTATTGCCGTATGTAAGGCTGCGCAAAAGTTGCAGTCGCCAGTACTCGTAGAGGTAAGCCAAGGCGAAGTAGATGCAATCGGCCTCGATAATATTCGTGATCTTGTTGACAATTACCGCGACGAATACGGAATCGAGATGTATATCAACCTCGATCATAGCCCTAGTGTCGAAAGCTGCAAACGCGCAATCGACGCAGGTTTCGAGTTTATCCATATTGATATCTCGCAGGCGAATCACGACGCGCCGCTTGAAGAGATTATCGAAAAGACAAAGGAAGTCGTTGAGTACGCTAAATTCACGGGTGCGCTCGTAGAGGCAGAAGAGCGCTACTTCATGGGGTCATCGAATGTCCATAAAGAAACAATCGATTACGAAGAGGTAAAGAAGTACAATACGACTCCAGCTGAGGCAAAAGACTTTGTCGACAAAACAGGGATTGATACGATTGCTGTTCAAATCGGAAACCTCCACGGGCTATACCCTGTGCCGAAAAAGCTTGATCTTGAGCTTTTGCAAGAAATTCGAAATGAAATTACTTGCCAAATAAGCTTGCATGGTGGAAGCGGCACGCCCTTGAATTATTTTGAAGAGGCGGCAAAAATTGGTGTTAGTAAAATTAATATCAACAGCGATATGCGCTACACTTTCCGCAAAACACTCGAAAAAGTGCTAGCAGATAATCCAGATGAATATGCCGTAGTAAAGTTGATGCCCGAAGTATACGAAGCCGTTCAAAAAGTTGTAGAAGAAAAAATCAATGCTTTCGGAAGCGTCGGCAAAGCAATCCTATAG
- a CDS encoding ABC transporter ATP-binding protein has protein sequence MKAMVVVENLKKRYGDKQAVNGVSFEVKKGEIFGILGPNGAGKTTTLEMMETLRPIDDGRVIIDGIDVTQNPDKVKRLIGVQPQSPAFQDKTKLVEVVEMFAAAYGERVDPMEFLRDVDLVEKANNYVEDLSGGQKQRLSITTALVHGPKVFFLDEPTTGLDPQARRHLWDLIKQVRDKGISVIMTTHYMDEAEILCDRIAVMDNGEIVAIDTPKNLIKQLLDRGFKKKQFVEQANLEDVFIDLTGKGLREA, from the coding sequence ATGAAAGCAATGGTAGTAGTAGAAAATCTGAAAAAGCGCTACGGCGACAAGCAGGCGGTAAACGGTGTTAGTTTTGAAGTTAAAAAAGGCGAGATATTCGGCATTTTAGGTCCGAACGGCGCCGGTAAAACGACCACACTCGAGATGATGGAGACGCTTCGTCCTATCGATGATGGCCGTGTCATAATCGATGGTATTGATGTTACCCAAAACCCAGATAAGGTAAAGCGCCTTATTGGCGTGCAGCCACAATCGCCAGCATTCCAAGATAAAACTAAATTGGTAGAAGTTGTAGAAATGTTTGCCGCGGCATACGGCGAGCGTGTTGACCCTATGGAATTTTTGCGCGATGTTGATTTGGTTGAAAAGGCGAATAACTATGTTGAGGATCTTTCAGGTGGACAAAAGCAGCGCCTCAGTATTACGACGGCGCTTGTGCACGGTCCGAAAGTATTCTTTTTAGACGAGCCAACAACGGGGCTTGATCCGCAAGCTAGGCGTCACTTGTGGGACTTGATTAAACAGGTCCGTGACAAAGGTATTAGCGTGATTATGACCACGCACTACATGGACGAGGCAGAGATTCTATGTGACCGGATCGCTGTTATGGACAACGGCGAAATCGTGGCGATTGATACACCAAAGAATCTTATTAAACAATTGCTCGACCGTGGATTTAAGAAAAAACAGTTCGTCGAACAAGCGAACTTAGAGGATGTATTTATCGATTTGACCGGAAAAGGGCTGAGGGAGGCGTAA
- a CDS encoding transketolase, with protein sequence MVEQLSMKQLEHKAMIVRENIVQMLEAAGSGHSAGPLDLADLVTALYFNIMNIDPEKPEWSERDVFFLSNGHTVPVQYAVMAERGYFPVKELKTLRKLGSRLQGHPERTKLPGLENTSGPLGSGLSQAAGYAYSLQYLDNAKHRWVYVVTGDGELDEGNIWEAAMFAGKYKLSQLIVFVDRNNIQIDGPTDEIMPLEDLRGKWESFGWHVQEINGHNMESIIDAAGMARAITNRPSVIITHTIPGKGVDFMEYDYKWHGVPPNHEQAKEAMKKLRTLDGKITSGDIE encoded by the coding sequence GTGGTAGAACAGTTATCAATGAAACAACTAGAGCATAAGGCGATGATCGTTCGTGAAAACATCGTGCAAATGCTCGAGGCGGCGGGTAGTGGACACAGTGCGGGGCCACTTGATCTTGCGGATCTCGTAACGGCACTTTACTTCAATATTATGAATATCGACCCCGAAAAGCCCGAGTGGTCCGAGCGCGATGTGTTCTTTTTGAGTAACGGCCACACTGTTCCAGTGCAGTATGCTGTTATGGCTGAGCGTGGATACTTTCCGGTTAAGGAGCTAAAGACGCTACGTAAACTTGGGAGCCGTCTTCAGGGGCATCCGGAGCGAACAAAGCTACCTGGTCTCGAAAACACCAGCGGTCCTTTAGGGAGCGGCTTATCGCAAGCGGCAGGGTACGCGTATAGTTTGCAGTATCTCGATAACGCGAAACACCGATGGGTGTATGTTGTTACTGGCGATGGCGAGCTCGATGAAGGCAATATATGGGAAGCGGCTATGTTCGCCGGCAAGTACAAATTGTCTCAGTTGATTGTATTCGTTGACCGCAATAATATCCAGATTGATGGTCCGACCGATGAAATCATGCCACTCGAAGATCTTCGTGGGAAGTGGGAGAGTTTTGGCTGGCACGTTCAAGAAATCAACGGCCACAATATGGAAAGTATCATAGATGCAGCGGGGATGGCGCGTGCTATTACGAACCGACCAAGCGTTATTATTACACACACGATTCCAGGAAAAGGTGTTGATTTTATGGAGTACGACTATAAATGGCATGGCGTGCCGCCTAACCACGAGCAGGCAAAAGAGGCGATGAAAAAACTCCGAACGCTTGACGGAAAAATTACCTCGGGAGATATAGAATAA